In the Helianthus annuus cultivar XRQ/B chromosome 11, HanXRQr2.0-SUNRISE, whole genome shotgun sequence genome, one interval contains:
- the LOC110887792 gene encoding uncharacterized protein LOC110887792 — protein MGYICEAMDRAKENIKNNFQGREEFYEAAFDIIDHRWQCQLHRPFHAAGHFLNPSIFYDDANRITKDEEVMSGLYACITRLSPIEHVEDLINDQLTQYQNADGIFGVPSTIRLRKKNGVVAIIWIVDPQLQDFVIRVLSLTCSATGCERNWGVFQHLHTKKRNRLTQERLNDMVYVKFNRAMERRHKKEGTADPILLEDIDGSNEWLMGTMEDEEHDDDLVFEGEDLTWSEAGRASGVHERVHMTRSSIRGKGDSSASTSRGNDRGKNTLYDEEEIEEDIGVRFGSLKWIKSSFGWFEDERDVCGRNKETKHITQGSTVIYGGIIMDVVGYFFAGISWNMLLRHVLNEEITVSGGHG, from the exons ATGGGTTACATCTGTGAAGCCATGGATAGGGCTAAAGAGaatattaaaaacaattttcAGGGGAGAGAGGAGTTTTATGAAGCCGCTTTCGATATTATTGATCATAGATGGCAATGTCAACTTCATCGGCCGTTTCATGCCGCGGGACATTTCCTAAATCCTTCCATCTTTTATGATGATGCAAACCGTATTACGAAGGATGAAGAAGTCATGTCGGGTTTGTATGCTTGCATCACTAGATTGTCTCCAATTGAACATGTTGAGGACTTAATCAACGACCAACTTACTCAATATCAAAATGCGGATGGGATTTTTGGTGTTCCCTCGACAATTAGGCTAAGAAAGAAAAA CGGCGTGGTGGCAATCATATGGATCGTCGACCCTCAATTGCAAGACTTTGTTATTCGTGTTCTTAGCCTCACTTGTAGTGCTACGGGTTGTGAACGAAATTGGGGTGTTTTCCAGCACCTTCATACAAAGAAGAGGAATAGATTGACACAAGAAAGATTGAATGACATGGTGTATGTAAAATTCAATCGAGCTATGGAACGTCGGCATAAAAAAGAGGGAACCGCGGACCCAATTCTCTTAGAAGACATTGATGGAAGCAACGAGTGGCTAATGGGAACAATGGAAGATGAAGAACATGATGATGATTTGGTGTTTGAGGGAGAGGATTTGACATGGAGTGAAGCTGGAAGAGCCTCTGGGGTGCATGAACGTGTTCACATGACTAGATCATCAATTAGAGGAAAAGGGGATAGTAGTGCAAGCACATCAAGAGGAAATGACAGGGGTAAAAATACTTTATATGATGAAGAGGAGATTGAAGAAGATATTGGA gtgcggttcggTAGCTTAAAGTGGATAAAAAGCAGCTTTGGATGGTTTGAAGATGAACGGGATGTGTGTGGAAGGAACAAAGAAACAAAACATATAACTCAGgggtccaccgtaatttacggtggcatc